In Solanum stenotomum isolate F172 chromosome 6, ASM1918654v1, whole genome shotgun sequence, one DNA window encodes the following:
- the LOC125869400 gene encoding putative late blight resistance protein homolog R1A-10: protein MMYFNNELSDLKDHLLRKLQYYATSYAVRDRINFILWELKFLDCFLYLKSFPFASECGMLNVSQKMLEIWKSRWNKLIYICMYDQEGSPWDAIVYWKELIWHTKQEFRAQYSFPKSPLAANEVIDDDDNTHSPEFVMEVIDVFVGNINVLVKINDPWSCFFVPGLKEQIERVLKELKLLRFFVCFVSNKCIEPQYRCTTFYTHALIEASHIAMVVWLYLPIYGSGNQDLAPSEVSRLLSDFMEMKIKSIEPGISRNSIYIDVLQALKSTIPQAQKKHVEIPTHNLTVGLSDQMANLQEMLCLLRDNLIHLPILDLEFHLQDMDSVIVDAGLLIHSLYDIRGEKEDTVLDDINRALGFDLPRNIEPIKAMVYLVMQQAFHCNLPRIHGLGYVDFLLKNLNDFQCRYSDSLAFLKNQLQVIQTEFESLQPFLKVVAEEPHNKHKTLNEDCATQIIRKAYEVEYVVDACIKKEAPHWCLERWLLDIIEEITCIKAKIQEKNTVEDTMKSVIARTSSQLARTPRMNEEIVGFEDVIENLRKKLLNGPKGQDVISIHGMPGLGKTTLANRLYSDRSVVSQFDICAQCCVSQVYSYKDLLLALLRDAIGEESERRELPDNELADMLRKTLLPRRYLILVDDVWENSVWDDLRGCFPDANSRSRIILTTRHHEVAKYASVHSDPLHLRMFDEDESWKLLEKKVFGEESCSPLLKKVGLKIAKMCGQLPLSIVLVAGILLEMEKEVECWEQVANNLGTHIHNDSRAIVDQSYHVLPCHLKSCFLYFGAFLEDEVIYSSRLIRLWISEAFIKSCEGRRLEDIAEGYLENLIGRNLVMVTQRADSDGKIKACRLHDVLLDFCKKRAAEENFLLWINRDQITKPSSCVYSHKQHAHLAFTEMDNLVEWSASCSFVGSVVLSNKYVPYFSFDLPLSHAFDISHILPNFKFLKVLDLEHRVFIDFIPTELVYLKYFSAHIVQNSIPSSISNLWNLETLILKRSRHVRRCTLLLPSTVWDMVKLRYLYIPNFSPKNKKALLENSPELFDLESLSCPYFTHVEDAEVMLRKTPNLRKLICEVECLEYPHQYHVLNFPIRLEILKLHQSKIFKPISFCISAPNLKYLELSGFYMDSQYLSETADHLKHLEVLKLYYFAFGDHMEWKVSNGMFPQLKILKLKCVSLKKWIVADDAFPNLEQLVLRGCQDLKEIPSCLMDILSLKYIEVENCNESVVKSAMNIQETQVEDYQNTNFKLVLIKVHY from the exons ATGATGTATTTCAACAATGAATTGTCTGATCTGAAAGATCATCTCCTTAGAAAGCTGCAATATTACGCTACCTCGTATGCTGTAAGGGATCGCATAAATTTCATTCTATGGGAGTTAAAATTCCTTGATTGTTTTCTCTATTTGAAAAGCTTCCCTTTTGCAAGTGAATGCGGTATGCTAAATGTGTCACAGAAAATGTTAGAAATTTGGAAAAGTCGGTGGAACaagttaatttatatatgtatgtatgatCAAGAAGGTAGTCCTTGGGATGCAATTGTCTACTGGAAGGAGTTAATTTGGCATACTAAGCAAGAATTCAGAGCCCAATACTCCTTTCCGAAATCACCACTTGCAGCCAACGAGgtgattgatgatgatgataatactCATAGCCCCGAATTTGTGATGGAAGTCATCGATGTTTTTGTGGGGAACATCAATGTTCTAGTGAAGATCAATGATCCATGGTCGTGCTTTTTTGTTCCAGGACTCAAGGAACAAATAGAACGAgtgttaaaggagttgaagttATTGAGATTTTTTGTCTGCTTTGTTTCAAACAAATGTATAGAGCCTCAATACCGATGTACTACTTTTTATACTCATGCTTTAATTGAGGCTAGCCACATCGCAATGGTTGTGTGGTTGTATTTGCCAATCTATGGCAGCGGAAATCAAGACTTGGCTCCAAGTGAAGTCAGTCGTTTGCTTTCTGATTTCATGGAAATGAAAATTAAGTCCATTGAGCCAGGCATCAGCCGCAACAGTATTTATATTGATGTCCTGCAAGCTTTGAAGTCCACCATACCACAAGCTCAAAAGAAGCATGTGGAGATTCCAACACACAATCTGACGGTTGGTTTGAGTGATCAAATGGCTAACCTTCAGGAGATGCTCTGCCTTTTAAGAGACAATCTCATTCATCTGCCAATACTAGATCTGgaatttcatcttcaagataTGGATTCTGTTATTGTTGATGCCGGACTTCTTATTCACTCATTATATGATATTAGGGGGGAGAAGGAAGACACAGTATTGGATGATATCAACCGAGCACTTGGTTTTGATCTTCCAAGAAACATTGAGCCGATCAAGGCGATGGTCTACCTTGTCATGCAACAGGCATTTCATTGTAACTTGCCAAGGATTCATGGACTAGGCTATGTCGATTTTCTATTGAAAAATCTGAATGATTTCCAATGCCGTTATTCAGATTCACTGGCTTTCCTCAAGAATCAACTTCAAGTAATTCAAACGGAATTTGAGAGCTTGCAACCTTTCCTGAAGGTTGTCGCAGAAGAGCCGCACAATAAGCACAAGACACTGAATGAAGATTGTGCTACACAGATAATTAGGAAAGCATATGAGGTGGAATATGTAGTTGATGCTTGTATTAAGAAAGAAGCTCCTCATTGGTGCCTCGAGCGTTGGCTCCTGGATATCATAGAGGAGATTACTTGTATCAAAGCAAAGATTCAGGAAAAGAACACAGTTGAGGATACAATGAAGAGTGTCATTGCTCGTACATCATCACAATTGGCAAGGACTCCAAGGATGAATGAAGAGATTGTTGGGTTTGAGGATGTCAtagaaaatttaagaaaaaaactacTGAATGGACCGAAAGGGCAAGATGTCATTTCAATTCACGGCATGCCAGGTTTAGGTAAGACGACTTTAGCCAACAGACTCTATTCTGACAGGTCAGTTGTTTCTCAATTTGATATTTGTGCACAATGTTGTGTGTCTCAAGTATATTCTTACAAGGACTTGCTATTGGCCTTGCTACGTGATGCTATTGGTGAGGAATCTGAGCGTAGAGAACTGCCTGACAATGAATTAGCTGATATGCTTCGCAAAACTTTATTGCCCCGAAGGTACCTTATCCTTGTTGATGACGTGTGGGAAAATAGTGTTTGGGATGATTTAAGAGGTTGTTTTCCAGATGCCAATAGCAGAAGCAGAATCATTCTAACAACAAGACATCATGAAGTTGCCAAATATGCTAGTGTTCATAGTGATCCCCTTCATCTTCGTATGTTTGACGAAGATGAAAGTTGGAAGTTGCTTGAAAAGAAAGTGTTTGGTGAAGAAAGCTGTTCCCCTCTCCTAAAAAAAGTTGGgctaaaaatagcaaaaatgtGTGGACAACTCCCTCTTTCAATTGTTTTGGTGGCTGGTATTCTGTTGGAGATGGAAAAGGAAGTAGAATGTTGGGAACAAGTGGCCAACAATTTGGGTACCCACATTCACAATGACTCAAGAGCCATTGTAGACCAAAGTTATCATGTTTTACCCTGTCATCTTAAGTCTTGCTTCCTTTATTTTGGAGCATTTTTGGAGGATGAAGTGATTTATAGTTCAAGGTTAATAAGGTTATGGATATCAGAAGcatttataaaaagttgtgaaGGCAGGAGGTTGGAGGATATAGCAGAAGGTTACTTGGAGAATCTTATTGGAAGAAATCTAGTAATGGTTACTCAGAGGGCCGATTCAGATGGTAAGATCAAAGCATGTCGCCTTCATGATGTATTACTCGATTTCTGCAAGAAAAGAGCAGCTGAGGAGAATTTTCTACTATGGATAAATAG GGATCAGATTACCAAACCTTCTTCCTGTGTTTACTCTCACAAGCAGCATGCTCACTTGGCCTTCACTGAAATGGATAATCTTGTAGAATGGAGTGCGTCTTGCTCATTTGTTGGCTCGGTAGTACTTTCCAATAAATATGTGCCATACTTTTCCTTTGACTTACCCTTATCACATGCTTTTGACATTTCACACATTTTACcaaatttcaagtttctaaAAGTGTTAGATTTGGAACACCGggtttttattgattttattccAACTGAGCTTGTTTACTTGAAGTATTTTTCTGCACACATTGTCCAGAATTCAATTCCTTCAAGCATATCCAATCTTTGGAACCTTGAAACTCTTATATTAAAACGTTCAAGACATGTGAGACGTTGCACGCTACTACTACCTAGTACAGTTTGGGATATGGTTAAATTGAGATATCTGTATATTCCTAACTTCAgccctaaaaataaaaaagcatTACTCGAGAACTCCCCAGAACTTTTTGATTTGGAAAGCCTTTCCTGTCcatatttcactcatgttgaGGATGCGGAAGTGATGTTGAGAAAAACACCTAATCTTCGAAAACTAATATGTGAAGTCGAGTGCTTAGAATACCCCCATCAGTACCATGTGCTTAATTTTCCAATAAGGCTTGAAATACTAAAGCTTCATCAATCAAAAATCTTTAAACCCATCTCCTTTTGCATCTCTGCACCAAATCTCAAATACCTAGAACTCTCTGGCTTTTACATGGATTCTCAGTACTTATCAGAAACTGCTGATCATCTCAAGCACCTTGAGGTACTCAAACTGTACTACTTTGCATTTGGTGATCATATGGAATGGAAAGTGAGCAATGGCATGTTCCCTCAACTCAAAATCTTGAAACTAAAATGTGTTTCCTTGAAGAAATGGATTGTAGCTGATGATGCCTttcctaaccttgaacaatTGGTTTTGCGTGGATGTCAAGATCTTAAGGAGATCCCTTCTTGTTTGATGGACATCCTTTCTCTCAAGTACATCGAGGTAGAAAACTGCAATGAGTCGGTTGTCAAGTCAGCCATGAATATACAAGAAACACAAGTTGAAGATTATCAAAATACTAATTTCAAGCTCGTTCTCATCAAGGTACACTACTGA
- the LOC125869398 gene encoding LOW QUALITY PROTEIN: putative late blight resistance protein homolog R1A-4 (The sequence of the model RefSeq protein was modified relative to this genomic sequence to represent the inferred CDS: inserted 1 base in 1 codon), with protein sequence MYFNNELSDLKYSLLSRLQYSTYSDVGRDRINFFLWELKFLDCFLYLKRLPFASECGMLNVLQKMIEIWKSRFEMAIYICMYVERISPLDGFVYWKELIWKTKQEFRAQYSFPKSPLATNKVIDDDDNXSWFFVPGHMKEQIEQVLKELKLLRFFVCFVSNKCSIQPQYRCTTFYIHALIEASHIAMVVWLHLPVYGNGNQDLAPSEVSRLLSDFMEMKIKFIEPGISRNSIYIDVLQTLKSTIPQAQKKHAAESGIVEIPTNSLTVGLSDQMANLQEMLCLLRDNLIHLPILDLEFHLQDMDSVILDAGLLIYSLYDIKGEKEDTTLNDMNRALGLDLPRNIEPIKAMVYLVMQKAFHCNLPRIHGLGYVDFLLKNLKDFQGRYSDSLAFLKNQLQVIQTEFESLQPFLKAVVEEPHNKLKTLNEDCATQIIRKAYEVEYVVDACINKVAPQWCIERWLLDIIEEITCIKAKIQEKNTVEDTMKAVIAHTSSQLARTPRMNEEIVGFEDVIENLRKKLLNGTKGQDVISIHGMPGLGKTTLANRLYSDRSVVSQFDICAQCCVSQVYSYKDLLLALLRDAIGEGSVRRELHANELADILRKTLLPRRYLILVDDVWENSVWDDLRGCFPDVNNRSRIILTTRHHEVAKYASVHSDPLHLRMFDEDESWKLLEKKVFGEESCSPLLRDVGQRIAKMCGQLPLSIVLVAGILSEMEKEVECWEQVANNLGTRIHNNSRAIVDQSYHVLPCHLKSCFLYFGAFLEDRVIGISELTRLWISESFIKSSEGRSLEDIAEGYLENLIGRNLVMVTHRAISDGKVTACRLHDVLLDFCKERAAEENFLLWIKRDQSTKAVYSHKQHAHLTFTEMDTLVEWSASCSLVGSVLFKSYDPYFPRRPLSSHAFAVSHILLNFKFLKVLDLEHRVVIDFIPTELPYLRYLSAHIDQNSIPSSISNLWNLETLIPRRVRRCTLLLPSTVWDMVKLRHLYIPDFSTENEEPLLENSAKLYDLETLSTPYFSCVEDAELMLRKTPNLRKLECEVECLEYPPQYHVLNFPIRLEILKLYRSTAFKTIPFCISAPNLKYLELSRFYLDSQYLSEAADHLKHLEVLILRSVEFGHHRKWKVSNGKFPQLKILKLEYVSLMKWIVADDAFPNLEQLVLLGCQDLMEIPSCFMDILSLKYIKVDKRNKSVVQSARKIKETQVEVNQNINFKLHFFKFSVQKVVFTYDISHEEVIHKGFKSLASSPGMQSIEIDTNEKKVIVFGNWDADQVQLFVEKLINHGVKDKKTYPRHLKD encoded by the exons ATGTATTTCAACAATGAATTGTCCGATCTGAAATATAGCCTCCTTAGCAGGCTGCAATATTCAACTTACTCGGATGTTGGAAGGGATCGAATAAATTTCTTTCTATGGGAGTTaaaatttcttgattgttttctCTATTTGAAAAGGTTACCGTTTGCAAGTGAATGCGGTATGCTAAATGTCTTACagaaaatgatagaaatttggaAAAGTCGGTTTGAGATGgcaatttatatatgtatgtatgttgaAAGAATTAGTCCTTTGGATGGATTTGTCTACTGGAAGGAGTTAATTTGGAAAACTAAGCAAGAATTCAGAGCCCAATACTCCTTTCCGAAATCACCACTTGCAACCAACAAGgtgattgatgatgatgata actCGTGGTTTTTTGTTCCAGGACACATGAAGGAACAAATAGAACAAgtgttaaaggagttgaagttATTGAGATTTTTTGTCTGCTTTGTTTCAAACAAATGTAGCATACAGCCTCAATACCGATGTACTACTTTTTATATTCATGCTTTAATTGAGGCTAGCCACATCGCAATGGTTGTGTGGTTGCATTTGCCAGTCTATGGCAACGGAAATCAAGACTTGGCTCCAAGTGAAGTCAGTCGTTTGCTTTCTGATTTCATGGAAATGAAGATTAAGTTCATTGAGCCAGGCATCAGCCGCAACAGTATTTATATTGATGTCCTGCAAACTTTGAAGTCAACCATACCACAAGCTCAAAAGAAGCATGCAGCTGAGAGTGGCATTGTGGAGATTCCAACAAACAGTCTGACGGTTGGTTTGAGTGATCAAATGGCTAACCTTCAGGAGATGCTCTGCCTTCTAAGAGACAATCTCATTCATCTGCCAATACTAGATCTGgaatttcatcttcaagataTGGATTCTGTTATTCTTGATGCCGGACTTCTTATTTACTCATTATATGATATCAAGGGGGAGAAGGAAGACACAACATTGAATGATATGAACCGAGCACTTGGTTTGGATCTTCCAAGAAACATTGAGCCTATCAAGGCGATGGTCTACCTTGTCATGCAAAAGGCATTTCATTGTAACTTGCCAAGGATTCATGGACTAGGTTATGTCGATTTTCTATTGAAAAACCTGAAGGATTTCCAAGGCCGTTATTCAGATTCACTTGCTTTCCTCAAAAATCAACTTCAAGTAATTCAAACGGAATTTGAGAGCTTGCAACCTTTCCTGAAGGCTGTTGTAGAAGAGCCACACAACAAGCTCAAGACACTGAATGAAGATTGTGCTACACAGATAATTAGGAAAGCATATGAGGTGGAATATGTAGTTGATGCTTGTATTAACAAAGTAGCTCCTCAGTGGTGCATCGAGCGTTGGCTCCTGGATATCATAGAGGAGATTACTTGTATCAAAGCAAAGATTCAGGAAAAGAACACGGTTGAGGATACAATGAAGGCTGTCATTGCTCATACATCATCACAATTGGCAAGGACTCCAAGGATGAATGAAGAGATTGTTGGGTTTGAGGATGTCAtagaaaatttaagaaaaaaactacTGAATGGAACCAAAGGGCAAGATGTCATTTCAATTCACGGCATGCCAGGTTTAGGTAAGACGACTTTAGCCAACAGACTCTATTCTGACAGGTCAGTTGTTTCTCAATTTGATATTTGTGCACAATGTTGTGTGTCTCAAGTATATTCTTATAAGGACTTGTTATTGGCATTGCTACGTGATGCTATTGGTGAGGGTTCTGTGCGTAGAGAACTTCATGCCAATGAATTAGCTGATATACTTCGCAAAACTTTATTGCCCCGAAGGTACCTTATCCTTGTTGATGACGTGTGGGAAAATAGTGTTTGGGATGATTTAAGAGGTTGTTTTCCAGATGTCAATAACAGAAGCAGAATCATTCTAACAACGAGACATCATGAAGTTGCCAAATATGCTAGTGTTCATAGTGATCCCCTTCATCTTCGTATGTTTGACGAAGATGAAAGTTGGAAGTTGCTTGAAAAGAAAGTGTTTGGTGAAGAAAGCTGCTCCCCTCTCCTAAGAGATGTTGGGCAGAGAATAGCAAAAATGTGTGGACAACTCCCTCTTTCAATTGTTTTGGTGGCTGGTATTCTGTCAGAGATGGAAAAGGAAGTCGAATGTTGGGAACAAGTGGCCAACAATTTGGGCACCCGCATTCACAATAACTCAAGAGCCATTGTAGACCAAAGTTATCATGTTTTACCCTGTCATCTTAAGTCCTGCTTCCTTTATTTTGGAGCATTTTTAGAGGATAGAGTGATTGGCATTTCAGAGTTAACAAGGTTATGGATATCAGaatcatttataaaaagtaGTGAAGGCAGGAGCTTGGAGGATATAGCAGAAGGTTACTTGGAGAATCTTATTGGAAGAAATCTAGTAATGGTTACTCATAGGGCCATTTCAGATGGTAAGGTCACAGCATGTCGCCTTCATGATGTATTACTTGACTTCTGCAAGGAAAGAGCAGCTGAGGAGAATTTTCTACTATGGATAAAACG GGATCAGAGTACCAAAGCTGTTTACTCTCACAAGCAGCATGCTCACTTAACCTTCACTGAAATGGATACTCTTGTAGAATGGAGTGCGTCTTGCTCACTTGTTGGCTCTGTACTTTTTAAGAGTTATGACCCATACTTTCCCCGTCGTCCCTTATCCTCTCATGCTTTTGCAGTTTCacacattttattaaattttaagtttcTAAAAGTATTGGATTTGGAGCACCGGGttgttattgattttattcCAACTGAGCTTCCTTACTTGAGGTATTTATCTGCACACATTGATCAGAATTCAATTCCTTCAAGCATATCCAATCTTTGGAACCTTGAAACTCTTATACCAAGACGTGTGAGACGTTGCACGCTACTACTACCTAGTACAGTTTGGGATATGGTTAAATTGAGACATCTGTATATTCCTGACTTCAGCACAGAAAATGAAGAACCATTACTCGAGAACTCTGCAAAACTTTATGATTTGGAAACCCTTTCCACTCCATATTTCTCTTGTGTTGAGGATGCAGAATTGATGCTGAGAAAAACACCTAATCTTCGAAAACTGGAATGTGAAGTTGAATGTTTAGAATACCCCCCTCAGTACCATGTGTTGAATTTTCCAATACGGCTTGAAATACTAAAGCTTTATCGATCAACAGCCTTTAAAACCATCCCCTTTTGCATCTCTGCACCAAatctcaaatacttggaactctcTCGGTTTTACCTGGATTCTCAGTACTTATCAGAAGCTGCTGATCATCTCAAGCACCTTGAGGTACTCATACTGAGAAGCGTTGAATTTGGTCATCATAGGAAATGGAAAGTGAGCAATGGCAAGTTCCCTCAACTCAAAATCTTGAAACTAGAATATGTGTCCTTGATGAAATGGATTGTAGCTGATGATGCCTttcctaaccttgaacaatTGGTTTTGCTTGGATGTCAAGATCTTATGGAGATCCCTTCTTGTTTTATGGACATCCTTTCCCTGAAGTACATTAAGGTAGACAAGCGCAACAAGTCTGTTGTCCAGTCAGCcaggaaaataaaagaaacacaAGTTGAAGttaatcaaaatattaatttcaagCTCCACTTCTTCAAG ttttcaGTGCAGAAAGTTGTGTTCACATACGATATATCTCATGAAGAAGTGATACATAAGGGATTTAAAAGTTTAGCCTCTTCTCCAG GGATGCAATCAATTGAAATTGATACAAATGAGAAGAAAGTTATTGTGTTCGGAAATTGGGATGCTGATCAAGTTCAATTATTTGTGGAGAAACTGATAAACCATGGTGTTAAAGAT